The Pungitius pungitius chromosome 15, fPunPun2.1, whole genome shotgun sequence nucleotide sequence CTCTGCAGATCTCTCCGGACTGTTGAGTTGATTTGGCGATGGCTCTCTCGGATGGTCGGATGTTTCACTGGCCAGTTTGCTTCCGTTCATTTCTCCCGAAGGTCTTCGTCAGAACATTGGTCCGTGAGCAAGAAGAAAACACCCTGCCTCAGAGATCGCAGTTTGTTCGCAATCTGGAATTGATGAGATTACCAGCGTTTGTCTGATCATTTTGAAACTGAGAATATACGTGAACGTCGTGGAAGCGGTCGGGggcgtggagggggaggggggtttgggTAAAACAGCTGCTGTTCAAATTGGATACAGTCAGTGGAGTTGCTTGGCCGCAATCCCTTTATCAGTCGTCCAAAGTCTCTATCTCTCCCATATTCAATCTCTCAGATGACGCATTCACAGAAAAAcctgaaacaaataaaacaatccaATTAGCAGGGAAGATGTAAACAGCAGTGACACGTCGATCCAGATTCTTCCGATGGACTGTTACCAAGAAGGCTGGGGTCCGCGCGGAccatcttctgcttctttttcttcttcccggAGGTGACCGTCTCAAagcgctgctgctggaggccactGGTGTGGTTGGACTGATAGAGTGACGGCGATCCCGTTCCGCCCCATACGGAATCCTGCACAGAATGCCCCCAAACGTCAAATGGTACTATCGACCGAATGTGGTCACATGGGAGGGAAAACACTACACTTCTTTTGCTTTTCCTGATGGCGTTAAAACAAGCGCACAGGGCGCCTCACGCTGAGCCGTTCACTCACTGTTACCATTTCAGCCttgctcacctgctgctgcttgagGGTTTGCTGTTGGTTCTGCGGCGCCGCTTTCGGTTGGTTAGCGTTCTGTTTGGACCGACGCTCCAGGAACTGCTTGGCAAAGTCCTTGGCCTCGGGAGTGTCCCCCAGGTAGGCCCTGACGTAGTCGTGCACCTCGTATGGGGAGTCCACCTCTTTCAGGAAGGATGCAAACGTAGGAACTGCCGGGTAGACGGATGGAGAAGGTTTGTGAGTTTGGCTCGCAGAAACGCCGATCGTTAGCCGTAGGTGGACTGCGAAGCATATTTTTAAAGTCTCACCATCCAGGTTGTTGGCTGTGTTGAGGGTGTGCAGGGTTTTCTCGCACCATTGCATGAAGGTGTCCTGCTTGCCCTTATTGACTCCTTGGAACAGCTTTAGcagcttttcctcctcctcagcttttTTATTGGCCCGCCCACTCCCAGAGTTGCTGTACACGtacaaaacaatacagaaaGAGGGCGAAAAGAAGGTGTGTGTATTACTCACACACTTCATATGGCAACTCCTGCTCCTTCCGGAGGTTGTGACAGGACATTTTCCTTAATACCTGAGGTTTGCGTTGCCTTTGTTGTTCTTCTGCGTGCTGCCTTTCTTTGTTGGAGGAGGTTGCTGAACGGCTTCTTTCACTGCCTCATCCCAGAAGCCCATGTTAGCGTTGTGGGTGTCACCCCAGATGCTGCTGGAGTCTGAGCCCCAGTTAGGGCACATGGTGGTGTTCACAGACCCCCACACAGAGCTACTCAGAGACGACGTCTGTGAAGAGAGAGATGCTTTCTAACACTGGTTTCCAAGGATGCAAGTCACAACAGTTAATTTCTGATTAATCTGCCTCTTACTAGCTTGACTAGTCTGTTGTTTGGCCAGAAAAGGCCCATTACTATTTCCTAAAACTCAAgttgatttcattttgaaactgaTTGATTACATTTCAGCCTCCTTTCTTCTTATCAAAATCACCTGGGTTTGTTAGAATGAAAGAGGTGGCCTTGTTTACATTTTGGTCCATATCTTCAGGCAATTATTCCTAAAGTGTATAAACTGCAAAGAGTTTTAGCGCTTaccaatttaaataaaaatctgcattgTGTAAAATTCTGGGCATTGAATGGGAAGTTCagcaaatgtcaaaatgttgctAATTCTTAATGAAATCCCTGCAGTTCTACATAGACTGATGTTTTTTAGCCAAtaagacactgtgtgtgtaggtCACATACAGTTCTGTTTTGAGAGCAGGCCTGTTGGGTGACGATGGagtgtggctgctgctgtggctgcgactgcggctgctgctgcctaGGCGGCGGTGGTTGCTGTTGTactacttgttgttgttgttgttgttgtaatagtagttgctgctgctgttgttgctgttgttgttgttgttgctgctgctgctgttgctgctgctgctgctgctgctgctgctgctccttccgCTGTTTCATCTGCTGGGCTTCCTCCCTTTGAATCTCCAGCAAAGATTTGGTAGCAGTTGGCTGTTTGGCCACACTCCCCCAACCAGACAACTTGGACTGGGGCTGCTGAGACAGATGTaaggcctgctgctgctgtacttTGAGGAGTTCTTGTTGCTGACGTCGCTGCTgtggggttgaaataaaaaggggtACACTGTAGCGTAGGAATACACAGAatatatgatttttttaaagaattgccTGAATGAAAAGACTCAGTCAAGGAGCTTGACTTTGCACTGAGTAGAGGCACTAAAACATTGGTGTGACGTGAACTCGAGGCTCGCTGCATTTACCTCCTCCCGCGtctgtcgctctctctcctcctccagcttctggaTCTCAGCCAGTGACAGGGCGctctgagcctggttcacagcgCTGACCGACTGCTGGCCCCACTTTGAAGAGGACGGCAGCTGCAGAGCAGAAAGGCGTTTTAAAAATGCCAAATACCTTTTGTACGTGCTATTTTCACTGACGTATCCTGCACGCTTACCTTCATTTGTGcaagttgctgctgctgctgctgttgaagtCTCCTGAGAGCCTCTTGTTGCTGCTGCCTCTGTCTCTGTAGCTCCTGCTGCTTTTGgacctcctgctccctcttcttctgctcctccagttGTTGTTGGGccatagcagcagcagctgccgcagcagcagcaacagctgctgccgcctcttcctccgctcgcttttcctcctcccgcctccttAATGCTTCaagttcctcctgctgcttcctgcgCTCCTCCGCCTGATGAGGTAGAAAACATTGCACTTTAGGGAGACATTTCACAAATCCAGAAAGGAAGTAGAAAGTATATGACATTTCCATAGCTTGCCTGTTTGCGAAGGAACTCTTCCCGtttatttctctcctcctcttccctccgcctctcctctAATCGACGGAGAGCTTCCTCTTGTGccattctctcctcttcctgtctgcGCTGAGCCTCTTCTTGCTCTTGCTGCCGTCTTAATGCTGCCTCCTGGAATCGTACAACACTGGGTCAGTCCTCAACAGCCATCAGAGAACCGGGTCTCACAATGAAACAGCAGCTCAACGGTTTGGATGCTTCAGATCGATATAATTTGAATGCTCGACCTGTTTTTCCCGTGCCAGCTCCTCTTCTTCCAAGCGTTTGCGTTCCTCCTCCTGTCGAGCCCTCAGGGCCTCCTCCAgatgtttcctttcctcttcctcccttttggCTCTCATTTCTGCATCACGCCTCTCCAACTCCAACTGTCACAAGAGACAATCCAAAATCCCCCTTCATTGTATTATCCGAAAAGATGAATTGAGAATGCACTTCTACATCTTATCATCATTGATTCATCAGCCTAATAACTACCGTAAATTCCAGACTATAGAGCGCACCTGAATATAAGCCGCACTACTTAaatttagaacaaaaaaaagatgcgTACATATGTAAGCCGCACCGGTCTATAAGCTGCAGGTGAAAAACGACTGCTGACGCACATTCACATTGTGCATCACATTGCCGCCTCCAACGTCTCACCATTGATTTATTAATGGCAAGTTTACGTGCATCTGCGCGGTTTCCTTCTCCGACAGCCAGATTTGTTGCCCGTAACCTGCACCTGTCTGTTTTGCTCTCGCGCGTtcgctggtaaaaaaaaaaatgatacattagccACACCGTTGTATAAGCCATAGGGTTCAAAGTGTGGGAAAAAAGTAGTGGCTTATAGTCCGGaatttacatttgaatatttgaatgcaatttATTTCATCTTACAAATGACAACATTCTTAGGCTTTCAAAAACACTCATACATGTGTCTTTATACAAAGCGATGAGATGCCTTAACTTTACTAGAAACATTTCCATTGTTTACCTTTGCAGACTTTGACTTCTCTACCTGTTGCATCTGCTCGATGGTCGGCGCCTGAGCCACAGAGTCTATAGGCAAATCCCACACGCTGCTGCCATCCCACGCTGTTGTGTGACATAATATGATGCATTAGACCCGTCATAATAAGACCGGGACCCTTTCTGTTCCGCTCTTGTGTTCCAAGAGAAACAAACGCTGTAGAACATTTAAGGTAGAGCTCACTGTTTGGAGCAGCTTGTTGAACGTTTGATGTGCAGGAAGCCTGAGAGGACGCGTTCTGCATTTCCCACACGGAACCGTTGTCTGGTACAGACAGGGATCGGGTTACAGGAGGTAGTGGGCTTTCAGATGCTCTACAAAAAACCCACAACACACACGTAAATATACATGCAACACAAGATTTCGAAACAACAAAGCACGGATGGATTTAGAGGTGGTATAATCAACCTTAGTTTGAGAGCCTGGTATTGCTGCAGAAGCAAATTGATCTGCTgttggtgttgctgctgctgttgaagaGGTGCTGAGCTGAGAGCTGCAGCTTTCTGCTGGGCCAGGGCCTGAGCATACTGCTGTCTGAGTGGTGAAAGACGAAGAGATATCGAAATAAGAAACAAACAGGATTTAGCATTGGAATAATATTAGCGGATGATTCATGTGCATCTCATGTTCATTACCAGATGCGACAGTGACGTTAGTAATGTTTGCAGCTTTTGAGAGTGCGTTTCATCATGTAAAAACATGGTCCTGGAGAGACAGACTGTTGTGGGTACCACCACTGAAGGGCTTTTGAGCATGGATGTAATTGAAATTGCCATCCCTACAGTTAGAGTTGGCACCAAAATGAAGGAGCGTAGGAAGCTCCTGGGTGAATTTGGCAAAGCTAGAAGGTTTCTAAATGTTGGAGATTTTCCATTATGTGGTTGAGGGCCATTTTGAGGTGTGCGGGGCATACGTTAGCTCATTAAGCTATTTCTTCATTGAGTTTAGGAAGTAAGGCATATGGTAAATGACTAGATTTagatatttttctttgtctcacacacacgatgcgactgcgaaaaaaaaaaaagaattaaaaaaagtgaTCTGGAGCCTGGCGTACCTGAGGAGGTATTGATATTGGAGCTGCTGTAACTGGTAGAGATTGAGAGCGGTGAGCTCTTGCTGTCTCTTCAACCTCTCCTGATCACCATCCCCCTGCATTAGACAATTGGAATAAATCATGGAGTCCAAGAGCTCAGGCAAAAGGTAGCTACAAACAAACAATCTCAATGGTATGTGTAAAAAATGGGCAAGATGCCTTTTCTAtgttgctttaaaaagaaactaGGACAGTCAGCGAAAAGGTTCTTCAAACTATTttataaatacatggattcctcTAAAAGATCTAAGGATTAAAAGAGTGGCATAGCACACCACCTGTAGGCCACGGCTAGTACAGATTAAAAGAATAAACTTTGGACACGGGGAATAAAACCGCCAATCATCATTCAGCCTACCTGTAAAGGCGGTGGTGCATGGCCTGGAGTAAACGGTACTCTCCCCCATATCTTCATGATCTCTCCAAGAGCTTGAAATACTTCGTCGCATCCTCTTTTGACCAAGAGAGACATCGTGAAGTAACCAGCCTGGAACCATTCAGTCATCTCGTGGTTGTTGAATGGACCTGAGGGGGAACAAAAAGTTTTAGGGGCGCAGTTTTGAAGATAATAGGACAAAATAGATGCAAAGCAGTCAAGTTACATTTTGAGGGCTCAAAAAACCCCTCTCATCTTACCCTGGATCTCCCCTTGGGGGTCTTTGTAGAACCACTTGAGAGCCGCCTCGTGGGTGAGCGACAGGCCTGCAGGTTTGGGCTTCTCTGAAGTCTTTGCTGTAAGTCTGTCATCATCCACCACACTATCCTGTAGGTAAGCCACCATCTTTTCTGCCTCCTGGGGAAAGGTCGGAGCCAAGATACAGCGATAGAATTTTAGAAAGGTACAGCATGACTCATAAGCGTGTTTAAAATCAAGATTGAAAGGCCTCTTGCTTCCGCTTTGGAAATGAGCCATCAAATTGGTTTCTGGGAGTTAGAGGGGTAAGAAATTGTATGATTggttttattgtcttttatgATAAATTCACTTTGAAATCCAAGGGTTCATTAAGAATGGAAGTTATATCACTGCTTTAATATTCATTAAATGCTCACTTTCCTTTTAGATTCCAAGGTTTTTGATGTGCTATGACGGTTTTGGGAATAAAGGGGTCGCCCTAACTCCTACTAACTTACCTGCTCAAAGTGTTTCAGTCCATCTTCATCTGTATCATGTGACACAGCCGTGGGCCTGCCTATAGGTGCCATTATACTTGAAGGGAAAGGATTGTTCATGGCCACAGGAATCTCCAGAGGCTTTTGCGGTAGCTGGATGCTGGGTGATTGAGCAGATACTTCTGTATAAACAGCATaaagaaaaagcagattttGGCAGGTTTACTTATAAAAACAACATGCGAAGAAAATGCCACATTTACTACACAATTGAAGACGCATATCCCACCTGTTCTGGTTGTACTATGGTTCATGGGTAGGGAGTCGAGCATGCTGTTTGACATAGGGATGCGCAGGGGCACTTTGCAAAGCTCTGATTGGAGCTCTAGGGGGGGCTGCCGTTCAGCTGGCCTCTCAGCCTCTTCTGTTCTGTTGGGCTGGGCAGGAACCTGGGGCTCTGAGAGAGGGGTAGGAAGAGGTTAAGTCACAGGTAAAAGACTCCTCGGATGTTCAACAACTCtaataaatataacaataatagcAAGGACATGTGACGGTACCATAACTTATACAACTGCGAccctcaattaaaaaaaaaaaaaagttttcataaTAGTTGATTCTAAAATAATTGACAATGAGAACCTCTTCCATGTCAGCCATCTTTCGCGATTTGAAATTGTTGACAGTAAATTCGTATTACACCATTGTGGTTTGTGGATAAGGCAGCCACCATCTGACTAGCAATCaattgtgtctttctgtgtcctTAACAACAAATATGGCCTTGTAAATCGTATTCATTAATAAGTGTAGTGTTATACTTACTGCGTGATTTCTAAAATATAACTGGGACAAATTATAGTAACCAAGGCCAACAAAGATCACAAGCAGAATACAATTGAGCTGTAGACAGAAGGGCTGGCTAAACAAAAGCACTACGCGAGTACTGCATACACAGAGATTAATATTGATTTTGTGTTGCATATCAATGCTGAATATTTGAAACTGTTCCGATAAACATTTACTGCATTATAGGTAATCAAGTACCAGCTCTGCATTCTGCTCCCCCCTCAAACGAACAGCACCATACCCTGTCTCCTCCAACTCACTCAGTATTGTCTTGTTGTTACCCTTCTCAATCATTTTGTTGGAGTAGAAAActtttgttttggttatttTGGCCTTCCTGAACATTTGGTTATTTAGTTTGCCAGTATAATGATGAAATATCTCCTTTATATCACCTTTAGCTGGAAGATTATTGCATGTTCTTGTTTATGCTTCTCATAAAACTTGAAACATGACTActattaaataataacaaattaactatagaaaaaaaagatgagaaaatCAAACCATCTGACCTTCTTGTTCGGATTCCCTTCTGGCCTCAGCTACCATTTCTTTGGTTTCCCTGGGCTGACAGTCATCTTCCTCCAGGCCCTCTTCACACTCTTCCAAGGGTCTGAagtccagctctccctcctccaggaTCGGCTCCTTGGAGGATttctgaaaacacaaagaaaacatcaaCACCACTCTGACTTATTCTATTGACTCCGATTCATATAGAATGCCAATCATGTCAAAGGAATTAGTTGCTCCATATTAGAGCCACAAATTAGTGAAGACAAGCAATTTATATATAATCAGTACTGTGCCCGTTAAACACTTGCAGGTCGCAGATTTCTTGAGTTTGTCTCATTCAAACAAACTTCACATCCTAATTAATACACCTGCCATGGTAGTTGCATCCCCTAACAATGCTAGAGCATCTATTTGGGTACAAAACTCTCACACCAACATGGAGGGAGAGTGAGCTTTATCCAGAATGCCTGGAACAGTTAGCAGGGCCCCCAATAGTGAATATGTCTCAACATCTCACGATTTCAAACTCCCCCTCCAAGTCTATCGATGCTTAATTTCAACTACAACCACAGATTGTATTTAAGCAAAACCGTTCTCTCACCTTGAGTGAGAGGAAGGCCCCCGATGAGTCGAAGGtgcccgcctcctcctctgcgtCCTCCAGACACCACTCTGGCAGGCTGTCCCTCTCGTCCTCAAAGCTGCCGCTACCCGACCGCGGCCTCCTGTAGCCGCGCTCATCTTCTCTCGCATCAAATGGGAAACGACGACGCTGCTCCGCGAGTTCCCGCCACCCTGCTGACCGAGGACCCTCTGAGGTAAATATTTCACATTGACAGCCAATAATGATCTAATGATCTGCCTGAACCTAATCAATTCCAGTACTAATAACAACAactttgaaatgttattttcagcaattcCATTAAGATCCAGTCCAGTTCAAAAGCACAGGGAAGTACCAGGTCACCATTGAATTTTTCccctttaataaaacatggaccTGTAATTCGTACCCGTCATTTGTCATATGGTTCTGGAAGCAAAGCTGACAAACCAAGCGCtatagagaaagaaaaagtggaGCACTACATAGCTCAAGCAGGTGGtgtgaaataaaagtattttcctGTTGCTTCTTGAGATACAACCCATACGGCAAACAGCAGTAAACCATAAATACATCATCAAGAATAGACTTATTGGTAATGCAATCAGTGATGTGTTCCCCGCCCCCGGGCTCAGGGGGCCCCACCAGTCACTGTCCCATTGACACCCTTTCAGGTGCCCGCCCCCACCATCAACCTCCTACTTACCATTCTGAGAAGAACGCCAGTTCTCACTCTCTGAGCGTGTGAAATCATGCTTCCTCGGTAGGCCTGGGACAGCATCCTCATAGTTGCTCCGGACTGCAAAGGGTGGAGAGGTGGTTAATTAGGGtaagaaaaactatttttttgtcaaaaatcTGAATTCACTGTTTAATTAAGCTAAGAAGTTCACTTACTGTGATTCATCGGAAAATGCCCTGGGGAAACTTCCACTAcggtaaacaaaaacaagtaaATAAGCCAGTGCATTTGACATTTCAACTTTGACATGTAATGATTACTTGGTTGTGACACCAACCTGGGTCTTTTCGACCTGGCTTTTCAAACCGCCGCTCTCCCCtggtgagaaaaagaaagaaagacacattTAGTTGGGAAAAAATAAGTTTTATTTCtgtctggaaaaaaataaaccccCTATTGAACATCTATACATTGTCCAAAGAAGAGCAGGCTTCTTACATCAGGTCAACAAAAGGAAATTTTGATACCTTTCTTCCCAGCTTTGGGAACGATGCATCTCCCTCGCTCCACGACCAAAACCTTCCACGTCATCAAAACTTCTTTGGTAAaaacctccatctcctcttcccCGGCCTGAAAACAATCACGCCACAACTCAATATAACTGGAGGAGGTCGAGTTGCCGTTGACTGCGTGAACTACCAATTTTACATTCTAATCACAGATCTGACTGCAGCAGAGggtttcataaaaaaacaacgttttatAATAAAGATGATCAGAGTTTATACCCACCCCCACTGTTAAACACGCATAACCAAAACATACAAAGATAATTGAACTACGGCAGAATTTGCTAAATCTTTGTGCTGTACACCCTTCCCTTTTTAAATCCAAGGATGTCCTTTAACCCACTCGTGGTTAATTCATTTGTCACCTCCAATATTCATAGACCATATTTTCTAACAGTGACATAGCAGTTAGACTATGGTATCCTGATGCACAGTACCGGTCtaaacacactttctcattcatttgagtgagcctttgactggtactgtacatatATTCAGTGTCTGTCAGAGGGCAAAACAATATTGAGCACTATCGACATCTTCTCCACTTATCCATTATAACAATATAACAATACTCTCTATATGACATGGACTGACCTTTAAATTTGGCAGTTTAGAAAAAGTTTTATAAATAACGAACAAATAACAAAGTTAATTGGAAGTACATGAAAGCCGACAGAGATTTTAACAGCTGCTGCTACAGATCCAGTTTGAACTACTGATCTGTCTGCACCTAAAGCTGGGAATGCGAACTGAGAGTTAAGCCCAGAGTCCTCAACAGCAAAGAGAAGGCGACCACCTTTCTCAGGAATAAATTTGCACTGGTTTTACAGTTATGAATAATGATGACCTAGCATAAGAAATATATACAATGAAACCCACATTTGATATTAATGTCATCCAGATCATTGCTGGAACTAATACAAAAGGACTTGGACTGACAGAAATCGTTATTAAATGAAGGAACAAATGGCGAAAGACAACcaagaattgaattgaataaaaatcATACCGATCTAGCCCTGGTAAAAGCCAATAACTTTGCGACATCATTACTTTACTCAGAGTATAAAGAGTATAAACTCCAAAGTGCCAATATAACATTCCCAGTCTCGGTAGGGGGAATTCTTCAAACTATCTGAAGTTGTTGGGGCCTCTGAAACTGTAAAGCTAAATAGCTTAAATAAAAGCTTGTTTAAATAAAGGACAATTCATCATAGGACCACCACAGCATAACACAA carries:
- the gigyf2 gene encoding GRB10-interacting GYF protein 2 isoform X1, with product MDETQTLNFGPEWLRALSGGGGGSGGGSVGGGGGCGIASPPLSPALPKYKLADYRYGREEMLALYVKDNKIPIDLHDKEFLPILQEEPLPPLALVSFTEEEQRNFSMSVNSAAVLRLAGRGGGPIVGAPRGRSTSRGRGRGRGDGGFYQRSFDDVEGFGRGAREMHRSQSWEERGERRFEKPGRKDPVEVSPGHFPMNHIRSNYEDAVPGLPRKHDFTRSESENWRSSQNEGPRSAGWRELAEQRRRFPFDAREDERGYRRPRSGSGSFEDERDSLPEWCLEDAEEEAGTFDSSGAFLSLKKSSKEPILEEGELDFRPLEECEEGLEEDDCQPRETKEMVAEARRESEQEEPQVPAQPNRTEEAERPAERQPPLELQSELCKVPLRIPMSNSMLDSLPMNHSTTRTEVSAQSPSIQLPQKPLEIPVAMNNPFPSSIMAPIGRPTAVSHDTDEDGLKHFEQEAEKMVAYLQDSVVDDDRLTAKTSEKPKPAGLSLTHEAALKWFYKDPQGEIQGPFNNHEMTEWFQAGYFTMSLLVKRGCDEVFQALGEIMKIWGRVPFTPGHAPPPLQGDGDQERLKRQQELTALNLYQLQQLQYQYLLRQQYAQALAQQKAAALSSAPLQQQQQHQQQINLLLQQYQALKLRASESPLPPVTRSLSVPDNGSVWEMQNASSQASCTSNVQQAAPNTWDGSSVWDLPIDSVAQAPTIEQMQQVEKSKSAKRTRESKTDRCRLRATNLAVGEGNRADARKLAINKSMLELERRDAEMRAKREEEERKHLEEALRARQEEERKRLEEEELAREKQEAALRRQQEQEEAQRRQEEERMAQEEALRRLEERRREEEERNKREEFLRKQAEERRKQQEELEALRRREEEKRAEEEAAAAVAAAAAAAAAMAQQQLEEQKKREQEVQKQQELQRQRQQQQEALRRLQQQQQQQLAQMKLPSSSKWGQQSVSAVNQAQSALSLAEIQKLEEERERQTREEQRRQQQELLKVQQQQALHLSQQPQSKLSGWGSVAKQPTATKSLLEIQREEAQQMKQRKEQQQQQQQQQQQQQQQQQQQQQQQQQQLLLQQQQQQQVVQQQPPPPRQQQPQSQPQQQPHSIVTQQACSQNRTTSSLSSSVWGSVNTTMCPNWGSDSSSIWGDTHNANMGFWDEAVKEAVQQPPPTKKGSTQKNNKGNANLSNSGSGRANKKAEEEEKLLKLFQGVNKGKQDTFMQWCEKTLHTLNTANNLDVPTFASFLKEVDSPYEVHDYVRAYLGDTPEAKDFAKQFLERRSKQNANQPKAAPQNQQQTLKQQQDSVWGGTGSPSLYQSNHTSGLQQQRFETVTSGKKKKKQKMVRADPSLLGFSVNASSERLNMGEIETLDD